The following are encoded together in the Fusarium keratoplasticum isolate Fu6.1 chromosome 1, whole genome shotgun sequence genome:
- a CDS encoding DNA replication complex GINS protein SLD5, which yields MDIDDILRQVDPVSHGVPSETRDLQALTRLWVAERSAPELLEWPTDGLFERVNARIKSQIEKVEDMTGDMDPKTNFALIVIQTELERYKFLVRSYLRARIAKIDKHTLHYLSSQELRERLSPTEVAYATRHQALLHNHYLSSFLASFPQQLQNLNDTAGNISMIDSPDLDTAVFIRMLKDGDVHGEGTDADVTLPAENGDILILRWSSAKHLVEAGDAELV from the exons ATGGATATCGACGACATTCTCCGCCAGGTTGACCCCGTCTCCCACGGCGTCCCAAGTGAGACGCGCGACCTGCAGGCCTTGACGCGTCTCTGGGTCGCTGAGCGCTCAGCGCCAGAGCTGCTCGA ATGGCCCACTGACGGCCTGTTTGAGCGCGTCAATGCCCGCATCAAGTCCCAGATCGAAAAGGTCGAGGACATGACGGGTGACATGGACCCCAAGACAAACTTTGCCCTCATCGTTATTCAGACAGAGTTGGAGAGGTACAAGTTCCTCGTCAGGAGCTATCTGCGAGCCCGCATTGCCAAG ATCGACAAGCACACCCTCCACTACCTCTCAAGCCAGGAACTCAGGGAGAGGCTCTCGCCAACAGAGGTGGCCTACGCGACAAGGCACCAGGCTCTGCTGCACAACCACTATCTCTCGTCCTTCCTGGCGTCGTTTCCGCAGCAACTGCAGAATCTCAACGACACCGCTGGCAACATCAGCATGATTGACTCGCCCGACCTGGACACTGCCGTCTTCATCCGTATGCTCAAGGATGGGGATGTCCATGGCGAGGGCACCGACGCCGACGTTACTCTTCCTGCAGAGAATGgcgacatcctcatcctcagatGGTCCAGCGCCAAGCACTTGGTCGAAGCAGGTGACGCCGAGCTTGTGTGA